From a single Meiothermus sp. Pnk-1 genomic region:
- the trmH gene encoding tRNA (guanosine(18)-2'-O)-methyltransferase TrmH, translated as MTPERWRKINAVLDRRQPDLTVLMERVHKWHNFSAVLRSCDAVGVLEAHLVPAAHGIPEDKNPSRPTAATSGSAAKWVGVRLHPDTPAAFAELRARGFIVYAAHFSPVAVDYREVDYTQPTCILLGTEKWGVTEEAAALADGHIVIPMMGMVQSLNVSVAAAVILFEAQRQRMRLGMYDGSRLEPALRQRLLFEWAYPDWAERCRKEGRDYPPLGPEGEILW; from the coding sequence GTGACGCCCGAGCGCTGGAGGAAGATCAATGCGGTGTTGGATCGCCGCCAGCCCGACCTGACGGTGCTGATGGAGCGGGTCCACAAATGGCACAACTTCTCGGCAGTGCTGCGCAGCTGTGACGCGGTGGGGGTGCTCGAGGCCCACCTGGTCCCCGCCGCTCACGGCATCCCCGAGGACAAAAACCCCAGCCGCCCCACCGCCGCCACCTCGGGAAGCGCGGCCAAGTGGGTGGGGGTACGCCTCCATCCCGATACGCCCGCCGCGTTCGCGGAGCTGCGGGCTCGAGGGTTCATCGTCTACGCCGCGCACTTCTCGCCTGTGGCGGTGGACTATCGCGAGGTGGACTACACCCAGCCTACGTGCATCCTGCTCGGTACCGAGAAGTGGGGCGTGACTGAAGAGGCGGCTGCGCTAGCGGACGGGCACATCGTTATCCCTATGATGGGCATGGTGCAAAGCCTCAACGTTTCGGTCGCGGCGGCGGTGATCCTCTTCGAGGCCCAGCGCCAGCGGATGCGCTTGGGGATGTACGATGGGTCTAGGCTCGAGCCCGCCTTACGCCAGCGCCTTCTTTTTGAATGGGCCTATCCCGACTGGGCCGAGCGCTGCCGCAAGGAGGGGCGGGATTACCCCCCCCTTGGCCCCGAGGGCGAGATCTTGTGGTAG
- a CDS encoding M20 family metallopeptidase, which produces MPNAQHLAQQAAQAVDAEEVVRLARKLVQIESYYPGPGEGPVVEYLEPYLRERGFETAVQEVAPGRPNLIADLGKGPGGLILEGHTDVVTHGSLERWTVPPYEGRIMGGRLYGRGACDMKGGLAAAVVAAQAVGEVLGEPSKALRLALLCDEEGLMLGVKAFVRAGHAQGFAGAIVCEPEENQICLWQKGAMRVWIHFQGRMAHGAMPYAGANPIPSAARFVAELGRLQSELHSESFHEHLGKPWLTPTVFQGLAGEGQFNVIPDRVRVGLDIRTNPGQDHREIEGRLRAALATSLDPGVTAELEVFEDRPATETAGEARVVRATQEALRLLGMPIQYGGVPGATDGTFLWAWAGLPIVTIGPGGRTLPHQADEYVELEELIAAARLYAATSVLFLADPGPLPT; this is translated from the coding sequence TTGCCCAACGCCCAGCACCTTGCCCAACAAGCCGCTCAGGCTGTGGACGCCGAGGAAGTGGTGCGCCTGGCGCGAAAGCTGGTTCAGATCGAGAGCTACTACCCCGGCCCCGGCGAAGGGCCGGTGGTGGAGTACCTCGAGCCCTACCTGCGGGAACGGGGGTTTGAGACCGCCGTTCAAGAGGTAGCGCCAGGCCGCCCCAACCTGATCGCGGACTTGGGAAAGGGGCCGGGAGGGCTTATCCTCGAGGGCCACACCGACGTGGTGACGCACGGGAGCCTCGAGCGCTGGACGGTCCCCCCCTACGAGGGGCGGATCATGGGTGGCCGGCTCTACGGGCGGGGTGCCTGCGATATGAAAGGAGGGTTGGCGGCGGCGGTTGTGGCGGCTCAGGCGGTCGGCGAGGTCCTGGGGGAGCCCAGCAAGGCCCTGCGCCTAGCTTTGCTATGCGACGAGGAGGGCTTGATGCTGGGGGTCAAGGCCTTTGTCCGGGCCGGGCACGCCCAAGGCTTCGCCGGGGCCATCGTCTGTGAGCCGGAGGAGAACCAGATCTGTTTGTGGCAAAAGGGCGCGATGCGGGTATGGATCCACTTCCAGGGCCGGATGGCCCACGGAGCGATGCCCTACGCCGGGGCCAACCCGATCCCCTCGGCGGCGCGGTTTGTGGCCGAGTTGGGCCGCCTCCAAAGCGAACTCCACTCCGAGAGCTTCCACGAGCATCTGGGAAAACCCTGGCTCACCCCCACGGTCTTCCAGGGCCTCGCAGGGGAGGGCCAGTTTAACGTGATCCCCGATCGGGTAAGGGTGGGCCTGGATATCCGCACCAACCCCGGCCAGGATCACCGGGAGATCGAAGGGCGGCTGCGGGCGGCCCTTGCGACCAGTTTGGATCCCGGGGTGACGGCTGAGCTCGAGGTCTTCGAGGACCGCCCGGCTACCGAGACGGCTGGGGAGGCCCGTGTCGTCCGCGCTACCCAAGAGGCCCTCCGGCTGCTGGGGATGCCAATTCAATATGGCGGGGTGCCGGGGGCTACCGACGGCACGTTCCTGTGGGCCTGGGCGGGGCTGCCCATCGTCACCATCGGCCCCGGGGGGCGCACCCTGCCGCATCAGGCCGACGAATACGTGGAACTCGAGGAGCTCATCGCCGCGGCCCGGCTTTACGCCGCGACCAGCGTACTCTTTCTGGCCGATCCCGGCCCTCTCCCCACTTAG
- a CDS encoding ABC transporter substrate-binding protein: MCRRWLFVGLLALLGLAWAQNRGGTLTIAIQTEPAAWDPTQVAGADISRVVYDNVLQGLVKRNAKGEIVPALAERWTVSNSGLTYTFNLRRGVKFHDGSDFTAADVVAKFNRARNPDTKASGHLRPDLYKDISAVTAPNPYTVVFTLRQPNNDFLFTLSRPESLITPSGAKLEDLRAKPIGTGPFRFAAWERGVAVRLERNPNYYIPNLPYLDGVNFRFLGDGDAQLAGLRAGDLDVIAYSLLPENAQVLSRDNRFKVFSGSGTAEAVAGFNHSRPPFNDVRVRRAITLATNKDELIQGAMLGYGTKIGSMRSPGEACYVDLSNFNPYNPEEARKLLAEAGFTAQNPLKFTYTLAAEFPYERRIGEAMVAQLNKLGPMLQVNIQVVDFNTWIQRVFTNADYAMTIIGHVEANDIGNWANPKYYWRYNNPRFQQLFTAYLRAPNMQKACENLAAAQRLLAEDAAAVFTMSLPALGAYRANLQNWPGSSLSPGIAVAEVWWQK, translated from the coding sequence ATGTGCAGACGCTGGTTGTTCGTCGGATTATTGGCCTTGCTGGGCCTTGCCTGGGCCCAGAACCGGGGCGGAACTCTCACCATCGCCATCCAGACCGAGCCCGCCGCCTGGGATCCCACCCAAGTGGCCGGGGCCGATATCTCGCGGGTGGTCTATGACAACGTGCTGCAGGGGCTGGTCAAGCGCAACGCCAAGGGAGAGATCGTCCCCGCCTTGGCCGAGAGGTGGACGGTCTCGAACAGCGGGCTAACCTACACCTTCAACCTGCGGCGCGGGGTGAAGTTCCACGACGGCTCCGACTTCACCGCCGCCGACGTGGTGGCCAAGTTCAACCGGGCCCGTAACCCCGACACCAAGGCTTCCGGTCACCTGCGCCCTGACCTGTACAAAGACATATCGGCCGTGACCGCACCCAACCCCTATACGGTGGTGTTTACCCTGCGTCAGCCCAACAACGACTTTTTGTTCACCCTCTCGCGGCCCGAGTCGCTCATCACCCCCAGCGGGGCTAAGCTCGAGGATTTACGAGCCAAACCCATCGGCACCGGCCCCTTCCGCTTCGCTGCGTGGGAGCGCGGGGTAGCGGTACGGCTCGAGCGCAACCCCAACTACTACATCCCTAACCTACCCTACCTGGACGGGGTGAACTTCCGCTTCCTGGGTGACGGCGATGCCCAGCTCGCGGGCCTACGCGCCGGTGACCTCGACGTGATCGCCTATAGCCTCTTGCCCGAAAACGCCCAGGTGCTAAGCCGCGACAACCGCTTCAAGGTCTTCTCCGGCTCCGGCACCGCCGAGGCCGTAGCCGGTTTCAACCACAGCCGCCCCCCCTTCAACGACGTGCGGGTGCGCCGGGCCATCACCTTGGCCACCAACAAGGACGAACTCATCCAGGGCGCGATGCTCGGTTACGGCACCAAGATCGGCTCGATGCGCAGTCCCGGCGAGGCCTGCTACGTAGACCTTTCGAACTTCAACCCCTACAATCCCGAGGAGGCCCGTAAGCTCCTAGCCGAGGCGGGATTTACTGCCCAGAACCCCCTCAAGTTCACCTACACCTTGGCCGCTGAGTTCCCCTACGAGCGCCGCATCGGCGAGGCCATGGTGGCCCAGCTCAACAAGTTGGGGCCGATGCTCCAGGTAAACATCCAGGTGGTGGATTTCAACACCTGGATCCAGCGGGTTTTCACCAACGCCGATTACGCCATGACCATCATCGGGCACGTGGAGGCCAACGACATCGGCAACTGGGCCAACCCCAAGTACTACTGGCGCTACAACAACCCCCGCTTCCAGCAGCTGTTCACCGCCTATTTGCGGGCCCCCAACATGCAAAAAGCCTGCGAGAACCTGGCCGCGGCCCAGCGCCTTTTGGCCGAGGATGCCGCCGCGGTCTTCACCATGAGCCTGCCTGCGTTGGGGGCCTACCGGGCCAACCTCCAGAACTGGCCTGGCTCCAGCCTCTCTCCGGGCATCGCCGTAGCCGAGGTATGGTGGCAAAAATAG
- a CDS encoding ABC transporter permease, with protein sequence MFAYILRRLAFAAVTLWLATLLVFGALLLIPGNPAQAILGIDATPADVAALEHRLGLDKPPLERYLNWLGGVLRGDLGQSIRYETSISGLIAARLGITLPIVIAALLLATLIAVPLGILAARRAGSWADLAVSAGSLLGVVLPSFWVGLMFIYVFIVWLKLPLPSSFPIGGWREPAKAMAALVLPVLTVGLASASLLVRLVRGSVLEVLHQDYVRTARSKGLSERVVLYKHALRNAALPVVTVLGLEFASLLIATVVVETVFGIPGLGSLSLLAISARDYPLVQGVVLTMASFIVLLNLIVDLLYALLDPRVSYA encoded by the coding sequence ATGTTTGCCTATATCCTTCGCCGCTTGGCCTTTGCAGCCGTCACGCTCTGGTTGGCGACCTTGCTGGTGTTTGGCGCTTTGCTCTTGATCCCCGGCAACCCCGCGCAGGCCATCTTGGGGATCGACGCCACCCCCGCCGACGTGGCTGCGCTCGAGCACCGCCTGGGCCTGGATAAACCCCCCCTCGAGCGCTACCTGAACTGGCTGGGCGGGGTGTTGCGGGGCGACCTGGGCCAGAGCATCCGCTACGAGACCTCGATCTCGGGGCTTATTGCCGCCCGGTTGGGGATCACCTTGCCCATCGTGATCGCCGCGCTCCTGCTGGCGACGTTGATCGCGGTGCCTTTGGGGATCTTGGCCGCGCGGCGGGCCGGGAGCTGGGCGGACCTGGCGGTGTCGGCGGGGTCGCTGTTGGGGGTCGTGCTGCCCTCGTTTTGGGTGGGGTTGATGTTTATCTACGTTTTTATCGTCTGGCTCAAGTTGCCTTTGCCCTCGAGCTTCCCCATCGGCGGCTGGAGGGAACCGGCCAAGGCCATGGCGGCTTTGGTGCTGCCGGTGCTCACTGTGGGGCTGGCCAGCGCCTCGCTGCTGGTGCGGCTGGTGCGGGGGAGCGTGCTCGAGGTGCTGCACCAGGACTACGTGCGCACCGCCCGCTCCAAGGGGCTCTCCGAGCGGGTGGTGCTGTACAAACACGCCCTGCGCAACGCGGCCTTGCCGGTGGTGACGGTGCTGGGGCTGGAGTTCGCCAGCTTGCTCATCGCTACGGTGGTGGTAGAGACGGTCTTCGGTATCCCCGGTCTGGGCTCGCTCTCCTTGCTGGCCATCAGCGCGCGGGACTACCCGTTGGTGCAGGGGGTGGTGCTGACCATGGCCAGCTTTATCGTGCTGCTCAACCTGATCGTGGATCTGCTGTACGCGCTGCTCGACCCGAGGGTGAGTTATGCCTAG
- a CDS encoding ABC transporter permease, translating to MPSRMPLSLRIGGAILALILLMVVASAFNPVDPNATTPNRLSPPSLAHPLGTDILGRDTLARVLAGAENALYVGLVAVGIGLSLGLVLGVLAGYFGGWLDQGLSVLLETLYALPALLIALLLAAIFNPGVTTSMLAIGLAAVPAFARVARASALSVKAQPYIEAARALGMGNLRIMLRHVLPNILGPLVVQASLAFAAAILAEAALSYLGLGTQPPNPSWGRMLREAQSYQELTPFPVIFPGMAIGLAVLGFNLLGDGLRDWLDPRRRS from the coding sequence ATGCCTAGCCGGATGCCGCTTTCGCTGCGGATCGGCGGGGCGATCCTCGCCTTGATCCTGCTGATGGTGGTGGCGAGCGCGTTCAACCCCGTAGACCCCAACGCCACCACCCCCAACCGGCTTTCTCCCCCTTCGCTGGCCCACCCGCTGGGTACGGATATCCTAGGGCGGGATACGCTGGCGCGGGTCTTGGCCGGGGCTGAGAACGCCCTGTACGTGGGCTTGGTGGCGGTGGGCATCGGCTTATCGCTGGGATTGGTGCTGGGCGTTTTAGCCGGTTACTTTGGTGGCTGGCTCGACCAGGGGTTATCGGTGCTCTTAGAAACCCTCTACGCCCTTCCCGCCCTCCTGATCGCCCTGCTGCTGGCGGCCATTTTCAACCCCGGCGTCACCACCTCCATGCTGGCCATCGGGCTGGCGGCGGTCCCGGCCTTCGCCCGGGTAGCGAGGGCCAGCGCGCTTTCGGTGAAGGCCCAGCCCTATATCGAAGCAGCCCGGGCTTTGGGCATGGGCAACCTGCGGATCATGCTTCGGCACGTGCTCCCAAACATCCTGGGGCCGCTGGTAGTGCAGGCCAGCCTGGCTTTCGCGGCGGCGATCCTGGCCGAGGCTGCCCTGTCGTACTTGGGCCTGGGCACCCAGCCCCCCAACCCTAGCTGGGGCCGGATGCTGCGCGAGGCCCAGAGCTACCAGGAACTCACGCCCTTCCCGGTGATCTTTCCGGGTATGGCCATCGGGCTGGCGGTGCTGGGGTTTAACCTGTTGGGGGATGGGCTGCGGGACTGGCTCGATCCCCGGAGGAGATCATGA
- a CDS encoding SDR family NAD(P)-dependent oxidoreductase, producing MNYKDMFRMDGEVALVVGGGSGIGQAAAEALAAQGARVVVADLRLEGAEETASRIQAAGGQAEAVQLDLLDGGAVRHRINNILTKYGRLDTAVSTPSINVRKPLLEYTDEEFDRVLSVNLKGTFHLLAEAGRAMADRGSGSLIAFSSIRSLVVEPGQGVYAATKAGTVQMIRALAAELGPKGVRANAIGPGVIDTPLTAPIKNQPDWYNAYAAKSVFGRWGKPEEVAGAVVFLASKAASYITGTIIFVDGGWTAVDGRFTPPL from the coding sequence ATGAACTACAAGGATATGTTCCGGATGGACGGCGAGGTGGCGTTGGTGGTGGGCGGTGGCTCAGGGATCGGGCAGGCCGCCGCGGAGGCGCTGGCGGCGCAGGGGGCGAGGGTGGTGGTGGCCGATTTGAGGCTCGAGGGGGCTGAGGAGACCGCCTCCCGCATCCAGGCCGCTGGAGGCCAGGCCGAAGCGGTGCAGTTGGACTTGCTGGACGGCGGCGCAGTGCGCCACCGGATCAACAACATCCTCACCAAGTACGGGCGGCTCGATACGGCCGTCTCGACCCCCAGCATCAACGTGCGCAAGCCGCTGCTCGAGTACACCGACGAGGAGTTTGACCGGGTGCTCAGCGTAAACCTCAAAGGAACCTTTCACCTGCTGGCCGAGGCCGGTCGGGCGATGGCCGATCGGGGCTCGGGTTCCCTCATCGCTTTTTCTTCCATCCGCTCCTTGGTGGTCGAGCCAGGGCAGGGCGTGTACGCGGCCACCAAGGCCGGGACGGTGCAGATGATCCGGGCCCTGGCCGCCGAGCTCGGCCCCAAGGGAGTGCGGGCCAACGCCATCGGCCCCGGGGTGATTGACACCCCGCTCACCGCGCCCATCAAAAACCAGCCCGACTGGTACAACGCCTACGCGGCTAAGAGCGTGTTCGGCCGCTGGGGAAAACCCGAGGAGGTGGCCGGGGCGGTGGTCTTTTTGGCTTCCAAGGCCGCTTCTTACATCACCGGCACGATTATCTTCGTGGACGGCGGCTGGACGGCTGTGGACGGGCGGTTTACCCCCCCGCTCTAA
- a CDS encoding 2,3-bisphosphoglycerate-independent phosphoglycerate mutase has protein sequence MDLFPILEELSQKTPSKILLVVLDGVGGLPQQPGGPTELAAAKTPNLDALAQKSALGLLTPVHPGLAPGSGPGHLALFGYDPFKYLVGRGALSAIGIGADFQDGDIGVRGNFATLDTQGNVLDRRAGRPSDEENRRIVAKLKEAIEEIEGVRIHFYTESEHRFVVILRAAGLGDKVSDTDPQKTGVPPLQSHALDPSDTASAKTAAILNALSARIREVLKEEPKVNGALFRGVSERPKFPTMEQVYKLTPACVASYPMYKGVASLVGMEVLPVEGAEDAPEGKIKALQENWKRFDFFYLHFKKTDSTGEDGNFAEKAHKVEIFDALLPELLALKPDVLAITGDHSTPSLLKAHSWHPVPLLLHAPYLRNDAAQRFTEDEAARGSLGHLRGVELMPLLLAHAGKLQKYGA, from the coding sequence ATGGACTTATTCCCCATCCTCGAGGAACTCAGCCAGAAAACCCCCTCCAAGATCCTGCTGGTGGTGTTGGACGGGGTAGGCGGTCTGCCCCAGCAGCCCGGTGGCCCCACCGAGCTGGCCGCCGCCAAAACCCCCAACCTCGATGCGCTGGCCCAAAAAAGCGCCTTGGGGCTGCTCACCCCGGTCCACCCGGGCTTAGCCCCCGGCTCCGGCCCTGGCCACCTTGCGCTCTTTGGCTACGACCCCTTCAAGTACCTGGTGGGGCGCGGAGCGCTCTCGGCCATCGGCATCGGGGCCGACTTCCAAGATGGCGACATCGGGGTACGGGGCAACTTCGCCACCTTAGACACCCAAGGCAACGTGCTCGACCGCCGCGCCGGGCGGCCCTCCGACGAGGAGAACCGCCGCATCGTGGCCAAGCTCAAAGAGGCCATCGAGGAGATCGAAGGGGTACGCATCCACTTTTACACCGAGAGCGAGCATCGCTTCGTGGTGATCCTGCGCGCCGCGGGGCTGGGCGACAAGGTGAGCGACACCGACCCCCAAAAAACCGGGGTGCCCCCGCTACAGTCCCACGCCCTCGATCCGAGCGATACGGCCAGCGCCAAGACAGCTGCCATCCTCAACGCCCTCTCGGCGCGCATCCGGGAGGTGCTAAAAGAAGAGCCTAAGGTCAACGGCGCCCTCTTCCGCGGAGTTTCCGAGCGGCCCAAGTTCCCCACCATGGAACAGGTCTACAAGCTGACCCCGGCCTGCGTGGCCAGCTACCCCATGTACAAGGGCGTGGCCAGCCTGGTGGGCATGGAGGTCTTGCCCGTCGAGGGTGCGGAGGACGCCCCGGAGGGCAAGATCAAAGCCTTGCAGGAGAACTGGAAGCGCTTTGACTTCTTCTACCTGCACTTCAAAAAGACTGATTCTACCGGCGAGGACGGCAACTTTGCCGAGAAAGCCCACAAGGTGGAGATCTTCGACGCCCTGCTCCCCGAACTCCTGGCCCTAAAGCCCGACGTGCTGGCCATCACCGGCGACCACTCCACCCCCAGCCTCCTCAAGGCCCACTCCTGGCACCCGGTACCGCTTTTGCTCCATGCCCCTTACCTCCGCAATGATGCCGCCCAGCGCTTCACCGAGGACGAGGCGGCCAGGGGCTCGCTAGGGCACCTGCGGGGGGTGGAGCTGATGCCGCTGCTCTTGGCCCACGCGGGTAAGCTGCAAAAATACGGGGCTTAG
- a CDS encoding GNAT family N-acetyltransferase: MELRGPRILLRPPRGEDAPDLFPLASDPQLTSYLYWSPHQSEEETRAYLERLAAKEGMFVIEFAGRACGVVGLEVDWENKLGETETWVGRPYWGQGLNTEAKVVLFDFAFGPLDLRRIQSIVHVNNVRSQRALEKLGFRREGLLRRYRWIRGEPWDVYMYSLLPEEWLSSRPPIYY; this comes from the coding sequence ATGGAACTGCGCGGCCCCCGGATACTGCTGCGCCCCCCTCGAGGGGAGGACGCCCCTGACCTCTTCCCGTTGGCCTCTGACCCTCAGCTCACCTCCTATCTGTACTGGAGCCCGCACCAAAGCGAGGAGGAAACCCGGGCTTACCTCGAGCGCCTCGCAGCTAAGGAGGGGATGTTCGTCATCGAGTTCGCAGGGCGAGCCTGCGGGGTGGTGGGGTTGGAGGTGGACTGGGAGAACAAGCTCGGCGAGACCGAGACTTGGGTGGGGCGGCCCTACTGGGGACAGGGCCTCAACACCGAGGCCAAGGTGGTGCTCTTCGACTTCGCCTTTGGACCGCTCGACCTGCGGCGTATCCAGAGCATTGTGCACGTAAACAACGTGCGCTCGCAGCGGGCGTTGGAGAAGCTGGGTTTTCGCCGTGAGGGACTCCTGCGACGCTACCGCTGGATCCGCGGCGAGCCCTGGGATGTGTATATGTATAGCCTCCTGCCCGAGGAGTGGTTGAGCAGCCGACCGCCCATCTATTACTGA
- the proS gene encoding proline--tRNA ligase, which translates to MAKDRGLTPQSEDFNEWYNEVVLKADLVDYGPVRGTMVIKPYGYALWEGLQRELDRRFKETGHQNAYFPLFIPMSFFQKEAEHVEGFAPELAVVTHAGGEELEEPLAVRPTSETIIGHMWASWIKSYRDLPQLLNQWNSVVRWELRTKLFLRTSEFLWQEGHTAHATQEEAEEETRRMLEIYAAVLREYAAVPGWEGRKTESEKFAGAEYTLTYEAMMRDGKALQSCTSHYFGQKFARAFEIKFQDKDLQTKYAYTTSWGFSTRAVGAIIMTHGDDKGLILPPKLAPIQAVIVPIYKEDTRDRVLAAAAGLAQALKAAGIRVHLDDRDQYSPGFKFNEWELKGVPFRLELGPRDVEAKTVVLASRLGGKEALPIEGMAQTLADRLEAFHEALYRRALEFRDTHTWAADDYEEFKAKVQEGFVRVFHCGEAECEREIKAETTATTRCIPFDEPEAHGPCIRCGRPSAYGRRILFAKAY; encoded by the coding sequence ATGGCGAAGGATAGAGGCCTGACCCCGCAATCTGAAGATTTCAACGAGTGGTACAACGAGGTGGTGCTCAAAGCCGACCTGGTGGACTACGGCCCGGTGCGCGGCACGATGGTCATCAAGCCCTACGGCTACGCCCTGTGGGAAGGCTTGCAGCGCGAACTCGACCGGCGTTTCAAGGAGACCGGCCACCAAAACGCTTACTTCCCCCTGTTCATCCCCATGAGTTTCTTCCAAAAAGAGGCTGAGCACGTCGAAGGCTTCGCTCCCGAGTTGGCGGTGGTGACCCATGCCGGAGGAGAGGAGCTCGAGGAGCCCCTGGCCGTGCGGCCCACCTCCGAGACCATCATCGGGCATATGTGGGCGAGCTGGATCAAGAGCTACCGCGACCTGCCGCAACTGCTCAACCAGTGGAATAGCGTAGTGCGGTGGGAGCTACGCACCAAGCTTTTCTTGCGCACCAGCGAGTTCTTGTGGCAAGAGGGCCACACCGCCCACGCCACCCAGGAGGAAGCCGAGGAGGAAACCCGCCGGATGCTGGAGATCTACGCCGCAGTCTTGCGCGAGTACGCCGCGGTGCCGGGTTGGGAGGGCCGCAAGACCGAGTCGGAGAAATTCGCCGGGGCTGAGTACACCCTCACCTACGAGGCCATGATGCGCGACGGCAAAGCCTTGCAAAGCTGTACCTCCCACTACTTTGGGCAGAAGTTTGCGCGGGCGTTCGAGATCAAGTTCCAGGACAAAGACCTCCAGACCAAGTACGCCTACACCACCTCCTGGGGTTTCTCCACCCGCGCGGTGGGGGCCATCATCATGACCCACGGCGACGACAAAGGCCTCATCCTGCCGCCCAAGCTGGCTCCCATCCAAGCGGTGATCGTGCCCATCTACAAGGAGGACACCCGCGACAGGGTGCTCGCGGCAGCGGCGGGACTGGCCCAGGCGCTCAAGGCGGCGGGGATCCGGGTTCACCTCGACGACCGCGACCAGTACAGCCCCGGGTTCAAGTTCAACGAGTGGGAGCTGAAAGGGGTGCCCTTCCGCCTCGAGCTGGGTCCCCGCGACGTGGAAGCCAAGACCGTGGTGCTGGCCTCGCGCCTGGGTGGGAAAGAGGCCCTGCCCATAGAAGGGATGGCGCAAACCCTAGCCGATAGGCTCGAGGCCTTCCACGAGGCGTTGTACCGGCGGGCGCTCGAGTTCCGCGACACCCACACCTGGGCAGCCGACGACTACGAAGAGTTCAAGGCCAAGGTTCAGGAGGGCTTCGTCAGGGTGTTCCACTGCGGCGAGGCGGAGTGCGAGCGGGAGATCAAGGCCGAGACCACCGCCACCACCCGTTGCATCCCCTTTGACGAGCCCGAGGCCCACGGCCCCTGCATCCGTTGCGGCCGCCCCAGCGCCTACGGCCGGCGGATCCTTTTTGCCAAGGCGTACTGA
- the nth gene encoding endonuclease III codes for MSPAPCPRESTRAKKERAARILAVLEQRYPGAASELAHRNPFELLVATVLSAQATDASVNRATPALFARYPDARALAQATPAEVEPFIRSIGLYRSKARNLVALAQRLVERHGGEVPQDKQALMQLPGVGWKTATVVLGAAFGIPGIAVDTHLTRLSRRLCFSQAKDPERIGAELERLFPREKWVFTHHALILHGRYVCTARKPACERCPLYAYCPSKGAW; via the coding sequence GTGAGCCCCGCCCCCTGTCCTAGGGAGTCCACCAGGGCGAAGAAAGAGCGCGCCGCGAGGATCCTTGCGGTGTTGGAGCAGCGCTACCCCGGCGCCGCCAGCGAGCTTGCGCACCGCAATCCCTTTGAGCTTTTGGTGGCCACCGTGCTCTCGGCGCAGGCCACCGATGCCTCGGTAAACCGGGCCACACCCGCGCTGTTTGCCCGGTATCCTGACGCCCGCGCCTTGGCGCAAGCCACCCCGGCGGAGGTAGAGCCCTTTATCCGCTCTATCGGGCTTTACCGTAGCAAAGCCCGAAACCTCGTCGCTTTGGCCCAGCGCCTGGTGGAGAGGCACGGTGGAGAAGTCCCCCAGGACAAGCAGGCCTTGATGCAGCTGCCGGGGGTGGGCTGGAAGACCGCTACGGTGGTGCTGGGAGCGGCCTTCGGGATCCCCGGGATCGCCGTGGACACCCACCTGACCCGGCTCTCCCGCCGGCTCTGCTTCTCCCAAGCCAAAGACCCCGAGCGGATCGGGGCCGAGTTGGAACGCCTCTTTCCCCGCGAGAAATGGGTTTTCACCCACCACGCCCTGATCCTCCACGGGCGCTATGTCTGCACGGCCCGCAAACCGGCCTGTGAGCGCTGCCCCCTCTACGCCTACTGCCCCAGCAAGGGCGCCTGGTAG